From one Flavobacterium kingsejongi genomic stretch:
- a CDS encoding type VI secretion system Vgr family protein: protein MTPPTIIFGIDSKKISHFTSIELVQVINDHHRFEIRVPHAAIESPLAYTLENAQSWLGKVVHIVLEEKNNFLGVVTNIDFDQEMGHSGNHIIVTGYSKTILLESGEKLYSWEELALKDIIKEVVKNGAAEQLQNEINPECTSKMDYQNQYLETDFQFIQRLAKQYNEWLYYDGEKLIFGKPKSFDDPISLTYNSDISKLKISVQAVPNKFRAFTYNENTDKRYTAESKDTVGGLPKLGNEAFASSKDVFATAAYTHGIVSTGDDILLESFLKKKQQSAAANTNYVTASTKNSKLKIGSIVNIKSSVLENESMITQEVGSYIITEITHYATNLGEYENNFRAIPSKVLSLPEPDIAYPIAQTQQALVESNTDPKNIGRVRVQMLWQQGTSMKTAWLRVMTPDAGNSDKVGTNRGMVFIPDVGDHVMVHFRYGDPNRPFVLGSVFDGTRGTGGGSGNNTRTIKTKSGNTIAFDDSKSSIAITDGAGNSIALDGAGNISVSSSASITLTTGSSSLTLKEDGTIDLSGNKVTINGMETLDHNSPKVTVTGSEEVVVTSPIKVDINSAAEVTVTGTALATLSSSATTSVEGTIIKLN, encoded by the coding sequence ATGACACCACCAACAATAATTTTTGGAATAGATTCTAAAAAAATAAGTCACTTTACCAGTATTGAGTTAGTACAAGTGATAAATGACCATCATCGATTTGAAATACGTGTTCCTCATGCCGCTATAGAAAGCCCCTTAGCTTATACTCTGGAAAATGCACAGTCATGGTTAGGAAAAGTGGTACACATTGTGCTCGAAGAAAAAAATAATTTTTTAGGTGTTGTTACTAATATTGATTTTGATCAAGAAATGGGACATTCGGGTAATCATATTATAGTTACGGGTTATTCTAAAACGATACTGTTAGAATCTGGTGAGAAATTATATTCTTGGGAAGAGTTAGCCTTAAAAGATATTATAAAAGAGGTTGTAAAAAATGGGGCAGCTGAACAATTGCAAAATGAGATCAATCCTGAATGTACCAGTAAGATGGATTATCAAAACCAATACCTTGAAACAGATTTTCAGTTTATTCAGCGATTAGCAAAGCAATACAATGAATGGCTATATTATGATGGCGAAAAATTAATTTTTGGGAAGCCCAAAAGCTTTGATGATCCTATATCTCTAACGTATAATAGTGATATTTCAAAATTAAAAATTTCAGTACAGGCAGTCCCTAATAAATTTAGAGCTTTTACTTACAATGAGAATACTGATAAACGTTATACAGCTGAGTCTAAAGACACAGTTGGTGGTTTGCCCAAATTAGGTAATGAAGCATTTGCAAGTTCTAAAGACGTATTTGCAACAGCTGCTTATACCCATGGGATCGTGAGTACAGGAGACGATATACTATTAGAATCCTTCTTAAAAAAGAAACAACAAAGCGCAGCTGCCAATACTAATTATGTAACAGCAAGTACTAAAAATTCAAAATTAAAAATTGGTAGTATTGTAAATATAAAATCAAGTGTTTTAGAAAACGAGAGTATGATTACACAAGAAGTGGGATCATATATTATTACAGAAATTACACACTATGCTACAAATTTAGGAGAGTATGAAAATAATTTTAGAGCAATACCTTCTAAAGTACTTAGCTTGCCAGAACCGGATATAGCATATCCAATTGCACAAACACAGCAAGCTCTTGTAGAGAGTAATACAGATCCTAAAAATATAGGTAGGGTTAGAGTGCAAATGCTTTGGCAACAAGGTACTTCGATGAAAACAGCTTGGCTTCGTGTCATGACTCCTGATGCAGGTAATAGTGACAAAGTAGGTACAAATAGAGGAATGGTATTTATTCCAGATGTGGGCGATCATGTCATGGTACATTTTCGTTATGGAGATCCTAACAGGCCTTTTGTTCTTGGTAGCGTTTTTGATGGTACTAGAGGTACTGGTGGAGGTAGCGGAAATAACACTAGAACAATTAAAACTAAAAGTGGTAATACAATAGCTTTTGACGATAGTAAAAGTAGTATTGCCATTACTGATGGGGCTGGAAATTCTATAGCACTAGATGGTGCAGGAAACATTTCTGTTTCGTCCTCAGCTTCAATAACGCTAACTACTGGTAGTAGTAGTTTAACGTTAAAAGAGGATGGTACTATTGATTTGTCAGGTAATAAAGTAACAATTAATGGTATGGAGACACTTGATCATAATAGTCCAAAAGTAACAGTAACTGGATCAGAAGAAGTTGTGGTAACCTCTCCAATAAAAGTAGATATTAACTCGGCCGCAGAAGTTACAGTTACAGGAACAGCATTAGCAACTTTATCTTCATCGGCAACCACATCAGTAGAGGGAACAATTATTAAATTAAATTAA
- a CDS encoding immunity 17 family protein: MKEESENIMNQFSQFLSQNPHYGYLIAAAGFAIFFLGYLLRWSWVINPEGSTRSVFIYEVLGKENMRKLMIVVMGIVVFICVGAFFLSNSKQKNSLKDTSNTEVTQKQ, translated from the coding sequence ATGAAAGAAGAATCAGAAAATATTATGAATCAATTTAGTCAATTTTTAAGTCAAAATCCACATTATGGTTATTTGATCGCTGCAGCGGGGTTTGCTATTTTTTTTCTAGGTTATTTATTAAGATGGAGTTGGGTAATTAATCCAGAAGGAAGTACTAGATCAGTATTTATATACGAAGTGTTGGGAAAAGAAAACATGCGCAAATTAATGATAGTTGTAATGGGAATAGTAGTTTTTATTTGTGTTGGAGCCTTTTTTCTTTCTAATTCTAAACAAAAGAATAGCTTAAAAGATACTTCTAATACTGAGGTTACTCAAAAACAATAG
- a CDS encoding DUF6531 domain-containing protein: MEKESKYADKSYHEKVSQQLAITTAKETQGISTNITTAQSTYNNKNLSTSTKATALALNAVDTGIQAFGAITGMVDGVLGAALMPMLEGLGMKGMASLPISKQLDPVLGIDIHMVTIPPSPAPIPMPHPYIGMLFRPKDFLAAAIASIIPPPPAPPAMSDTATDGEQTDANIAQGLTVAHTAATMIVGMIGATVKIGGFVPRAVASTPTKNIPHFPMGAGFHPVYSRMCSKDNGHALLGSLLALADGDPIGGGGTHLHNSCQDIGIFSPHTFRPTKNKDDTTKIGLKLFLPTSMIIPIPTSGLIITNPIPAPFNPITMLKKMLRATLGKFVGGKLHKLVNKKIGSGKLQNMLHKSICTVTGHPVDVATGNFFTDEEDFFLPGPIALSWERTYYSKSDYQGPLGNGWHHAYDMAIHIDDETNTVTVRLADGRPIAFEKPSPKVSTFNKAEQLELFVDNTNRLYLWDIKENLYYYFTPNSYSELHLLQTVTNANGFALFFGYDTNGFLTKIIDAAHRELTVTNDNQGRIVTITAPHPTLDNQSFAIATYEYDAIGNLMKQTNAENDSMHFEYQGRLMTKEIWRNGLNWYFEYDGTAPGARCVHTWGDGDIYKHKLLFEEGKTIVTDSRGYDIEYYHKNGLVYKRIDPNGAINQWLYDKDNQLLSQTDPLENAYLYGYDNRGNQIQTTNPMGGTETTEYSFLHKNLPSLVQTPLGAKWKWKYDSNGNTIEVINPNNATTKIEYQNGLPNTIIDYLGNKTLLEYDQNYNLIQITEPTGAITLYTYDSLGRNTTTQNTKHAKQKLFYDLLGRVTQVEDFDGNKIKLQYDGIDNLLQYKDAQTEVSYTYKGMWKMTARHQNQKNTLFFYNKEEQLIRIENDHQPYTFKRDSVGNVVEESPFDNIVRLYKHDLAGNVLQKEIENHESILVPNTKTNYEYNKLGNIQKITYTDGVEHLFDYNPAGLLISAINPASEVTLAYNTLGTITQETQNGTTITNTYNAVGQRTNLQSSLGANLDLEYNELGQLSKMKTQQDWQSSFGYDQMGLEIQRLLPGQVQQTTTRDALGRPTEQLVGHASKRVKSRKYQWGINNQLKQIIDSTTGATNFTYNKNGHLTEAQYADGSTQNRYPDSLGNLYETPEKKDRAYARDGKLEKKGSWHYKYDNLGNLIEKYKKTGSLFSFKEEHWFYEWNSAGMLKTVQRPDGNYVNFAYDAFGRRIYKQFKKTFTNFVWDGNVPLHEWKSFETQDVLTDRVITWIFEEDSYSPIAKIKKDKQYSIVNDHLGTPIEAYAEDGKSIWERELNSNGKVLKEKGTIGTCPFLFQGQYYDEEVELAYNRFRYYDPEEGRYISQDPIGLLSGEFGFYNYVHDTNGWIDVLGLVRTYSARVQALPEHLRDRPKWRKKTKKHLDKTNPKRNGNFIDVKTDKEITGKKVIGHQNETWKEYQDNPANHTKTRKQVIDDYNNVNNLGYEDATQSSIDGGTFNGLEN; the protein is encoded by the coding sequence ATGGAAAAAGAATCTAAATATGCAGACAAAAGCTATCATGAAAAAGTAAGTCAACAACTTGCTATAACTACAGCTAAGGAAACGCAGGGGATTTCTACCAATATAACTACTGCTCAAAGCACATATAATAATAAAAACCTAAGTACTTCTACAAAAGCTACAGCATTAGCTCTTAATGCGGTAGATACTGGTATACAGGCGTTTGGTGCTATAACAGGTATGGTAGATGGTGTATTAGGCGCCGCATTGATGCCCATGTTAGAAGGTTTAGGCATGAAAGGGATGGCATCACTCCCAATCTCTAAACAGCTTGACCCTGTGTTAGGTATAGATATTCACATGGTAACCATACCGCCATCTCCAGCTCCTATACCCATGCCACATCCCTATATAGGAATGCTTTTTCGCCCAAAAGATTTCTTAGCTGCTGCAATTGCATCGATAATTCCACCACCACCAGCACCACCAGCAATGTCTGATACTGCTACAGATGGTGAACAAACTGATGCCAATATTGCACAAGGATTAACTGTAGCCCATACAGCAGCCACAATGATTGTAGGAATGATTGGTGCTACTGTAAAAATTGGCGGATTTGTACCGCGAGCTGTTGCGAGTACCCCTACAAAAAACATTCCCCATTTCCCAATGGGAGCAGGCTTTCATCCTGTTTATTCAAGAATGTGCAGTAAAGATAATGGACATGCTCTTCTAGGCAGTTTACTAGCTCTTGCAGATGGTGACCCTATTGGTGGTGGTGGAACCCATTTACACAACAGCTGTCAAGATATAGGTATTTTTTCGCCACATACTTTTCGCCCTACAAAAAATAAGGATGATACAACTAAGATAGGGTTAAAACTATTTTTGCCTACGAGCATGATAATACCCATACCCACATCAGGATTAATTATTACTAATCCTATTCCTGCGCCTTTTAACCCAATTACAATGCTTAAAAAAATGCTAAGAGCAACGCTGGGTAAATTTGTAGGAGGAAAATTGCATAAACTTGTCAATAAAAAAATAGGTTCGGGTAAGCTACAAAACATGTTACACAAAAGCATCTGTACTGTTACAGGTCACCCTGTAGATGTAGCAACAGGGAACTTTTTTACTGATGAAGAAGATTTTTTCTTGCCTGGCCCCATAGCATTATCTTGGGAACGTACTTATTATAGCAAGTCTGATTATCAAGGTCCCCTAGGTAATGGCTGGCACCATGCCTATGATATGGCAATACATATAGATGATGAAACCAATACCGTTACTGTAAGACTTGCCGATGGTAGACCCATAGCTTTTGAAAAACCAAGCCCAAAAGTGTCAACATTTAACAAAGCCGAGCAACTTGAACTTTTTGTAGACAATACCAATCGTTTGTACCTTTGGGATATAAAAGAAAATTTATATTATTATTTTACTCCAAACTCCTACAGCGAGTTGCATCTTTTACAAACCGTAACTAATGCAAATGGATTTGCCCTATTTTTTGGGTACGATACAAATGGTTTTCTAACAAAAATCATTGATGCAGCCCATCGAGAGCTTACAGTTACTAACGACAATCAAGGTAGAATAGTAACTATTACAGCACCACATCCCACATTAGATAACCAGTCCTTTGCAATTGCTACCTACGAGTATGATGCAATAGGTAACCTTATGAAGCAAACTAATGCTGAGAACGATAGTATGCACTTTGAGTACCAGGGCAGGCTAATGACTAAAGAAATTTGGCGTAACGGTCTTAATTGGTATTTTGAGTATGATGGTACAGCTCCAGGTGCACGCTGTGTACATACGTGGGGAGATGGAGACATTTACAAACACAAATTACTTTTTGAAGAGGGTAAAACTATTGTAACTGACAGTAGAGGATATGATATAGAATACTACCATAAAAACGGACTGGTATACAAACGTATAGATCCTAACGGAGCCATAAACCAGTGGCTCTATGATAAAGACAACCAGTTACTATCTCAAACAGACCCGTTAGAAAATGCTTATTTATATGGCTATGACAATCGTGGTAACCAGATACAAACCACCAACCCAATGGGCGGTACAGAAACGACAGAGTATAGCTTTTTACATAAAAATCTACCAAGCTTAGTACAAACACCACTGGGCGCAAAATGGAAATGGAAATACGATAGCAATGGCAACACCATAGAAGTAATCAACCCTAACAATGCCACAACCAAAATAGAATATCAAAATGGTTTACCCAATACTATTATAGACTATTTAGGGAATAAAACACTCTTAGAGTATGATCAAAATTATAACTTAATACAAATAACAGAACCCACAGGCGCCATAACCCTCTATACTTATGACTCCCTAGGACGCAACACAACTACACAAAATACAAAACACGCCAAGCAAAAACTGTTTTATGATCTACTAGGTAGAGTAACCCAAGTAGAGGATTTTGACGGTAATAAAATAAAACTGCAATACGACGGTATAGACAACCTGTTGCAATATAAAGATGCACAAACAGAGGTAAGCTACACCTACAAAGGGATGTGGAAGATGACAGCTAGGCATCAAAACCAAAAAAACACCCTCTTTTTTTACAATAAAGAAGAGCAGTTAATACGTATAGAAAACGACCACCAGCCTTACACTTTTAAGCGGGATAGCGTAGGTAATGTAGTCGAAGAAAGCCCGTTTGACAACATAGTACGCCTTTATAAACACGACCTTGCGGGCAATGTGCTGCAAAAGGAGATTGAAAATCACGAAAGTATTTTAGTTCCAAACACTAAAACTAATTATGAATATAACAAATTAGGCAACATACAAAAAATAACCTATACAGATGGTGTAGAGCACCTATTTGACTACAACCCAGCAGGCCTACTCATTAGTGCAATAAATCCAGCCAGTGAAGTAACTCTTGCTTATAACACTCTAGGTACTATTACCCAAGAAACACAAAACGGTACTACTATAACCAATACCTACAACGCAGTAGGACAACGTACCAATTTGCAAAGTAGTCTAGGCGCTAACCTAGATCTAGAGTACAATGAGTTAGGGCAATTGAGTAAAATGAAAACCCAACAAGATTGGCAAAGCAGCTTTGGTTATGACCAAATGGGTTTAGAAATACAACGCCTCTTGCCTGGACAAGTACAACAAACTACCACCCGAGATGCCCTAGGACGACCTACAGAGCAACTTGTAGGACATGCAAGCAAACGGGTTAAAAGCCGAAAATACCAATGGGGAATAAACAACCAGTTAAAACAAATAATAGACTCCACAACAGGCGCAACTAATTTTACCTATAACAAAAACGGACATTTAACAGAAGCACAATATGCTGATGGAAGCACTCAAAACCGGTACCCAGACAGCCTAGGAAACCTATACGAAACACCCGAAAAAAAGGACAGAGCTTATGCTCGAGACGGTAAATTAGAAAAAAAAGGGAGCTGGCATTACAAATATGACAATCTAGGCAACCTAATAGAAAAATATAAAAAAACAGGAAGTCTTTTTTCTTTTAAAGAAGAGCATTGGTTTTATGAATGGAACTCTGCGGGAATGCTCAAAACGGTACAACGCCCTGATGGAAACTACGTAAACTTTGCATACGATGCTTTTGGCAGACGAATTTACAAACAATTCAAGAAAACTTTTACTAACTTTGTTTGGGATGGCAATGTGCCTTTGCACGAGTGGAAAAGTTTTGAAACCCAAGACGTTCTTACCGATAGAGTAATTACTTGGATATTTGAAGAAGACAGTTATTCTCCAATAGCCAAAATAAAAAAGGACAAACAATACAGTATTGTCAACGACCATTTAGGCACGCCCATAGAAGCCTATGCAGAAGACGGAAAATCTATTTGGGAACGCGAACTCAACAGCAATGGTAAGGTTCTAAAAGAAAAAGGAACTATTGGCACTTGTCCCTTTCTGTTTCAAGGGCAATATTACGATGAAGAGGTAGAACTGGCTTACAACCGTTTTCGCTATTACGACCCAGAAGAAGGACGCTACATTTCCCAAGATCCAATAGGCTTATTAAGTGGCGAGTTTGGGTTTTATAATTATGTTCATGATACCAATGGTTGGATTGATGTTTTAGGTTTAGTAAGAACTTACTCTGCACGTGTACAGGCATTACCAGAACATTTACGGGATAGACCTAAATGGAGAAAGAAAACTAAAAAGCATTTAGATAAAACGAATCCTAAAAGAAATGGCAATTTTATAGATGTAAAAACTGACAAAGAAATTACTGGTAAAAAAGTAATTGGACATCAAAATGAAACATGGAAAGAATATCAAGATAATCCAGCAAATCATACCAAAACAAGAAAACAAGTTATTGACGATTATAATAATGTTAATAATTTAGGATATGAAGACGCTACACAAAGTTCTATAGATGGTGGTACTTTTAATGGTTTAGAAAATTAA
- a CDS encoding ankyrin repeat domain-containing protein has protein sequence MKTIEEIKLLLLNSDYESLKESLNDYDINSFDTNGNNILHYYINSNQSVKIKPELVIDLLVSKGLDINQKQIKGAFKRSPLHISVFIKQQEITDYLIKLGADINSTDLNGNNILMTAISRIKFGENGEYFIKKLIENNADINQLNNHGRSAKMSGIENEGNEAIHKYFI, from the coding sequence ATGAAGACAATAGAAGAAATTAAATTATTACTTTTAAATTCAGATTATGAAAGTTTAAAAGAATCACTCAATGATTATGATATAAATTCCTTTGACACCAATGGAAATAATATTTTACATTATTACATTAATTCAAATCAAAGTGTTAAAATAAAACCAGAATTAGTTATCGATTTATTAGTTTCAAAAGGATTAGATATCAATCAAAAACAAATTAAAGGTGCTTTTAAAAGAAGTCCATTGCATATTTCGGTTTTTATTAAACAACAGGAAATAACAGATTATTTGATTAAGTTAGGGGCTGATATTAATTCTACAGATTTAAATGGAAATAATATATTAATGACAGCAATTTCAAGAATAAAATTTGGTGAAAATGGCGAATATTTTATAAAAAAATTAATTGAAAATAATGCCGATATAAATCAATTAAATAATCACGGTAGAAGTGCAAAAATGTCAGGTATAGAAAATGAAGGAAACGAGGCAATACACAAATATTTCATTTAG
- a CDS encoding RHS repeat domain-containing protein, producing MKHVGELNSNGKVLKEKGTIGTCPFLFQGQYYDEEVELAYNRFRYYDPEEGRYISQDPIELLGGFELYAYVENTNLFVDIFGWAKSYAQKKAWKDAREAYWKKEAKKNKKDYSQHNLDRMKKGTAPQLQVEVENNKTGRKETKVVSMELHHKKAQHLGGSNKSSNLQKVTPWEHEAIDTYRHTGSTLQNIISDAGSFGG from the coding sequence ATCAAACATGTAGGCGAACTCAACAGCAACGGTAAAGTTCTAAAAGAAAAAGGAACTATTGGAACTTGTCCGTTTCTATTTCAAGGGCAATATTACGATGAAGAGGTAGAATTGGCTTACAACCGTTTTCGTTACTACGACCCAGAAGAAGGTAGGTATATTTCTCAAGATCCAATAGAGCTTCTGGGTGGATTTGAATTGTATGCTTATGTCGAAAACACTAACCTTTTTGTAGATATTTTTGGTTGGGCTAAAAGTTATGCACAAAAGAAAGCATGGAAAGATGCTAGAGAGGCTTATTGGAAAAAAGAAGCAAAAAAGAACAAAAAAGACTATTCTCAACATAATTTAGACAGAATGAAAAAAGGGACAGCTCCTCAACTGCAAGTTGAAGTTGAAAATAATAAAACTGGAAGAAAAGAAACAAAAGTAGTTTCAATGGAATTACATCATAAAAAAGCTCAACATTTAGGAGGATCAAACAAATCATCCAATTTACAAAAAGTGACTCCTTGGGAACACGAAGCAATTGACACATATAGACATACTGGCAGCACTTTGCAAAATATTATTAGTGATGCAGGTAGTTTCGGCGGATAA
- a CDS encoding RHS repeat-associated core domain-containing protein — MFQGQYYDEEVGLAYNRFRYYDPEEGRYRRIQGSSATVLVFFN, encoded by the coding sequence CTGTTTCAAGGGCAATACTATGATGAAGAGGTTGGCTTGGCTTACAACCGTTTTAGGTATTACGACCCAGAAGAAGGCAGGTATAGGCGGATTCAAGGGTCTAGCGCAACAGTGTTAGTTTTTTTTAATTAA